The Kitasatospora albolonga nucleotide sequence GCGGCCCGCCGGACTGCCGTCCGCAGAGCCGCCGGTCGGCGGAAACCGTCAGCCGCCAGTCGTCGGCCAGCGGAAACCGCCGGTTGCCAGCCGTCAGCCGTTAGCTGTCAGTTGACGGACCGGGGTCCCGGGACCCCAGCAGCCGTCCCAGAGCCTCCGCGTCCTGGACGGCCGAGGCAGGCGTCCCGCCGTCCACGATCAGCGTGGGCACTCCCCTGACGCCCCGCTCCCGCGCGGACCGTTCGTCCGCGCGAACGTCCTCCGCGAACTCCGTGCCCTCCAGCGTCCGGCGGACCGCCGACGGCTCCAGCCCCGCCTCCGCCCCGAGCCGCTCCAGCACCTGGTGGGAGGCGATGTCCAGCCCTTCGGTGTGGTAGCCGTACAGCAGCCGCTCCAGCACTTCGTCGGCCAGCTCGTGGGCGGCGCCCAGCCGGACCAGGCGGTGCGCGTCGAAGGAGTTGACCGGCCGCGCCTTGTGCAGGTCGAGCCGCAGCCCCTCCGCCTCGCCGAGCGACTGGATCTGCCGTATCCGCGCGGCGGCCCGCTCCGGACTGCTCTGGTACCGGGCGATCACCTCGGCCGCCGTCGGTCCCGCCGTCCGGCTGCCCTCCGGGTCGAGTTCCAGGCTGCGCCAGACGACCTCCGCGTCCATGCGTCCGGCCAGCGCGGCGGTCAGCCTCCTCTTCCCGATGTAGCACCAGGGGCACAGGATGTCGAAGTACACCTCGACCTGCATGAGTTGTGTCTCCCTCTCAGTCGGTGGCCGGCGCGGGAGCGGCGGCGCTGTCGGGCGTCCCGTGGTCCCCGGCCGGTTCCCCGCCGCGCCGCCGCAGGGTGAGCGTCAGCGCGGAGAGGGCCAGCAGGAGGGGGATCAGGATGAGCGCGTGCACGTGCAGGCTGTGGGTGAACGCGGCGCGGGCGGTGTCGGCCAGCGCGGTGCCCAGCTCCTCGGGGAGCTGCCGCGCGACCTCCAGGGCGGCGGGGAGCGTCTCCCCGGCGGGTCCGGCGAGCTCCGGCGGTACGCCGTCGGGCATACGGTCCGCCAGGTGGCCGCCGTAGACGGCGGTGGCGACACTGCCCAGGGTGGCGATGCCC carries:
- a CDS encoding disulfide bond formation protein DsbA codes for the protein MQVEVYFDILCPWCYIGKRRLTAALAGRMDAEVVWRSLELDPEGSRTAGPTAAEVIARYQSSPERAAARIRQIQSLGEAEGLRLDLHKARPVNSFDAHRLVRLGAAHELADEVLERLLYGYHTEGLDIASHQVLERLGAEAGLEPSAVRRTLEGTEFAEDVRADERSARERGVRGVPTLIVDGGTPASAVQDAEALGRLLGSRDPGPSTDS